One window of the Mixophyes fleayi isolate aMixFle1 chromosome 6, aMixFle1.hap1, whole genome shotgun sequence genome contains the following:
- the LOC142160592 gene encoding trypsin-like, with amino-acid sequence MAPFILSSFTAALDDDKIVGGYTCAQNSVPSIVSLNSGYHFCGGSLINNLWVVSAAHCYKTSVQVRLGEHNIFATEGSEQFISSAKVIRHASYNSRTLDNDIWLIKLASAASLNSYVQPVSLPSGCAASGTSCLIAGWGNTLSSGTNMPSLLQCVNAPVLTAAQCSNAYPGEITANMICVGYLEGGKDSCQGDSGGPVICNGQLQGIVSWGYGCALRNYPGVYTKVCNYNSWISSTLATN; translated from the exons ATGGCACCTTTCATTCTGTCTTCTTTTACAGCTGCTCTTGATGATGATAAGATTGTTGGAGGTTACACCTGCGCCCAGAATTCTGTTCCCTCCATAGTTTCCCTGAACTCAGGATACCATTTCTGTGGAGGGTCCCTGATTAACAACCTGTGGGTGGTCTCTGCTGCTCACTGCTACAAGAC GAGTGTTCAGGTCAGACTGGGAGAACACAACATCTTTGCAACTGAGGGCAGCGAGCAGTTCATCAGCTCTGCCAAAGTCATCAGACATGCCAGCTACAACTCCAGAACCCTGGACAATGACATCTGGTTGATCAAGCTGGCCTCCGCCGCCTCCCTCAATTCCTACGTCCAGCCTGTGTCCCTGCCCTCCGGCTGCGCAGCCTCCGGCACCAGCTGTCTGATCGCTGGCTGGGGAAACACACTCAGCAGTGGCA CCAACATGCCATCTCTCCTGCAGTGTGTGAATGCCCCCGTCCTGACCGCCGCTCAGTGTAGCAATGCCTACCCAGGAGAGATCACTGCTAACATGATCTGTGTTGGATACTTGGAAGGTGGCAAGGATTCCTGCCAG GGTGACTCTGGTGGACCCGTGATCTGCAATGGACAGCTTCAGGGTATTGTCTCCTGGGGATATGGCTGTGCTCTGAGGAACTATCCCGGTGTCTACACCAAGGTCTGCAACTACAACTCCTGGATTTCCAGCACTCTTGCCACCAACTAA